A DNA window from Streptomyces canus contains the following coding sequences:
- a CDS encoding sulfate adenylyltransferase subunit 1 — protein sequence MSTTTELTETTLLRFATAGSVDDGKSTLVGRLLHDSKSILTDQLEAVERASASRGAEGPDLALLTDGLRAEREQGITIDVAYRYFATPKRRFILADTPGHVQYTRNMVTGASTAELTVILIDARNGVVEQTRRHAALAALLRVPHVVLAVNKMDLVDYKESVFAAIAEEFTAYALELGVPEVTAIPISALAGDNVVEPSANMDWYGGPTVLEHLETVPVTHDLSHCHARLPVQYVIRPQTAEHPDYRGYAGQIAAGSFHVGEQITVLPSGRSTKIAGIDLLGEPVDVAWTTQSVTILLEDDIDISRGDLLVPSKDAPPTTQDIEATVCHVADAPLTVGHRVLLKHGTRTVKAIVKDIPSRLTLDDLSLHPHPGQLVANDIGRVKIRTAEPLPVDSYSDSRRTGSFILIDPNDGTTLTAGMVGESFASPEPVKVESEDDGWDF from the coding sequence ATGAGCACCACCACGGAACTCACCGAGACGACCCTTCTGCGGTTCGCGACCGCCGGTTCGGTCGACGACGGCAAGTCGACGCTCGTCGGCCGGCTGCTGCACGACTCCAAGTCGATCCTCACGGATCAGCTGGAGGCCGTGGAGCGCGCGTCGGCGAGCCGGGGCGCCGAGGGCCCGGACCTCGCGCTGCTGACGGACGGCCTGCGCGCCGAGCGCGAGCAGGGCATCACCATCGACGTCGCGTACCGCTACTTCGCGACGCCGAAGCGCCGGTTCATCCTCGCCGACACGCCCGGCCACGTGCAGTACACCCGCAACATGGTGACGGGTGCCTCCACCGCCGAGCTGACGGTGATCCTCATCGACGCCCGCAACGGCGTCGTCGAGCAGACCCGCCGGCACGCCGCCCTCGCGGCGCTGCTGCGGGTGCCGCATGTGGTGCTCGCCGTCAACAAGATGGACCTGGTCGACTACAAGGAGTCCGTCTTCGCGGCGATCGCCGAGGAGTTCACGGCGTACGCGCTCGAACTGGGCGTCCCGGAGGTCACCGCGATCCCGATCTCGGCGCTCGCCGGTGACAACGTGGTGGAGCCGTCCGCGAACATGGACTGGTACGGCGGCCCGACCGTCCTGGAGCACCTGGAGACGGTCCCGGTCACCCACGACCTGAGCCACTGCCACGCCCGCCTTCCCGTGCAGTACGTGATCCGGCCGCAGACCGCCGAGCACCCCGACTACCGGGGCTACGCCGGTCAGATCGCCGCCGGCTCCTTCCACGTCGGCGAGCAGATCACCGTGCTGCCGTCGGGCCGTTCCACGAAGATCGCCGGCATCGACCTGCTCGGTGAGCCGGTCGACGTCGCCTGGACGACCCAGTCGGTGACGATCCTCCTGGAGGACGACATCGACATCTCGCGCGGTGACCTGCTGGTGCCCAGCAAGGACGCCCCGCCGACCACCCAGGACATCGAGGCGACCGTGTGCCACGTCGCCGACGCCCCGCTGACCGTCGGCCACCGGGTACTGCTCAAGCACGGCACCCGCACGGTCAAGGCGATCGTCAAGGACATCCCGTCCCGCCTCACGCTCGACGACCTGTCCCTGCACCCGCACCCGGGACAGCTCGTCGCCAACGACATCGGCCGGGTGAAGATCCGTACCGCCGAGCCGTTGCCCGTCGACTCCTACTCCGACTCGCGGCGCACCGGGTCGTTCATCCTCATCGACCCGAACGACGGCACCACGCTCACCGCGGGCATGGTCGGCGAGTCGTTCGCGTCCCCGGAGCCCGTCAAGGTCGAGTCCGAGGACGACGGGTGGGACTTCTGA
- a CDS encoding putative leader peptide, with amino-acid sequence MSGTGIALVSRRHVDLGRMSSAICPVR; translated from the coding sequence ATGTCTGGAACTGGAATTGCCTTGGTGAGTCGGCGGCACGTCGACCTCGGCCGCATGTCCAGCGCCATCTGTCCGGTGCGCTGA
- the cysC gene encoding adenylyl-sulfate kinase, with amino-acid sequence MTTSTKELHVTTGATVWLTGLPSAGKTTIAYELAGRLREEGHLVEVLDGDEIREFISAGLGFSREDRHTNVQRIGFLAELLARNGVKALVPVIAPYADSRDAVRKRHQESGAAYLEIHVATPVEVCSVRDVKGLYAKQAAGELSGLTGVDDPYEEPESPDLRIESQNQTVQESAAAVHALLTERGLA; translated from the coding sequence ATGACGACATCTACCAAGGAGTTGCACGTGACGACCGGAGCCACCGTCTGGCTCACGGGTCTGCCGAGTGCCGGCAAGACCACCATCGCGTACGAGCTGGCCGGCCGGCTGCGCGAGGAGGGCCACCTCGTCGAGGTGCTCGACGGCGACGAGATCCGCGAGTTCATCTCGGCGGGCCTCGGCTTCAGCCGCGAGGACCGGCACACCAACGTGCAGCGCATCGGCTTCCTCGCCGAACTGCTCGCCCGCAACGGCGTGAAGGCGCTGGTCCCGGTCATCGCGCCCTACGCCGACAGCCGTGACGCGGTGCGCAAGCGCCACCAGGAGAGCGGCGCGGCCTACCTCGAGATCCACGTGGCGACTCCGGTCGAGGTGTGCTCCGTGCGCGATGTGAAGGGCCTGTACGCCAAGCAGGCCGCGGGTGAACTGTCCGGGCTGACCGGGGTCGACGACCCCTACGAGGAGCCCGAGTCGCCCGATCTGCGGATCGAGTCGCAGAACCAGACCGTCCAGGAGTCCGCGGCGGCCGTCCACGCGCTGCTCACCGAGAGGGGACTGGCATGA
- a CDS encoding phosphoadenylyl-sulfate reductase — protein sequence MTAIQEERATEDLKALAEQAGRDLEDASALEILQWAVDTFGKRFCVTSSMEDAVVAHLASRVLKGVDVVFLDTGYHFEETIGTRDAVEAVMDVNVITLSPTRTVAEQDAEFGPKLHDRDPDLCCKMRKVEPLERGLKDYLAWATGLRRDESPTRANTPVVGWDEKRQKVKISPIARWTQDDVDAYVAEHGVLTNPLLMDGYASVGCAPCTRRVLEGEDARAGRWAGSAKTECGLHG from the coding sequence ATGACGGCGATTCAGGAAGAGCGCGCGACCGAGGATCTCAAGGCGCTCGCCGAGCAGGCGGGCCGCGACCTGGAGGACGCCTCGGCACTGGAGATCCTCCAGTGGGCGGTCGACACCTTCGGCAAGCGCTTCTGCGTGACCTCCTCGATGGAGGACGCGGTGGTGGCACATCTGGCGTCCCGGGTCCTCAAGGGCGTCGACGTCGTCTTCCTCGACACCGGCTACCACTTCGAGGAGACCATCGGCACCCGGGACGCGGTCGAGGCCGTGATGGACGTGAACGTCATCACGCTGTCGCCGACGCGGACGGTCGCCGAGCAGGACGCGGAGTTCGGCCCGAAGCTGCACGACCGCGACCCCGACCTGTGCTGCAAGATGCGTAAGGTCGAGCCGCTGGAGCGGGGCCTGAAGGACTACCTGGCCTGGGCGACCGGTCTGCGCCGCGACGAGTCCCCGACCCGGGCCAACACCCCGGTGGTCGGCTGGGACGAGAAGCGGCAGAAGGTCAAGATCTCCCCGATCGCCCGCTGGACCCAGGACGACGTGGACGCGTATGTCGCGGAACACGGCGTCCTCACCAACCCGCTGCTCATGGACGGCTACGCCTCCGTCGGCTGCGCCCCCTGCACCCGCCGTGTCCTGGAGGGCGAGGACGCGCGCGCCGGCCGCTGGGCGGGCAGCGCCAAGACCGAGTGCGGGCTGCACGGATGA
- a CDS encoding GNAT family N-acetyltransferase has translation MPNIPVTTWSLEQTAPTDLLPAEPPEGDVRIRRAEVPSPEFSRYLYASVGGDIRWIDRLSWTYAQWQEHLERPGVETWVAYDRGTPAGYVELAPQDDGVVEIEYFGLIPAFRGKRIGGHLLSYGAARAWDLADRWPGLTDTKRVWLHTCSKDGEHAMANYQRRGFKLFDTQVEEEAEAPAPGPWPGAYPA, from the coding sequence ATGCCGAACATCCCCGTGACCACGTGGTCCCTGGAACAGACCGCTCCGACCGATCTTCTCCCGGCCGAACCCCCGGAGGGCGACGTCCGGATCCGCCGCGCGGAAGTCCCCTCCCCCGAGTTCAGCCGCTACCTCTACGCCTCCGTGGGCGGCGACATCCGCTGGATCGACCGGCTCTCGTGGACGTACGCACAGTGGCAGGAGCACCTGGAGCGCCCCGGCGTGGAGACGTGGGTGGCCTACGACCGCGGCACCCCCGCCGGCTACGTCGAACTCGCCCCGCAGGACGACGGCGTCGTGGAGATCGAGTACTTCGGCCTGATCCCGGCGTTCCGCGGCAAGCGGATCGGCGGCCACCTCCTCTCCTACGGCGCCGCTCGCGCCTGGGACCTCGCGGACCGCTGGCCGGGGCTGACCGACACCAAGCGGGTCTGGCTGCACACCTGCTCCAAGGACGGCGAGCACGCGATGGCCAACTACCAGCGCCGTGGCTTCAAGCTCTTCGACACCCAGGTCGAGGAGGAGGCCGAGGCACCCGCGCCGGGCCCCTGGCCTGGGGCCTACCCGGCCTGA
- a CDS encoding nitrite/sulfite reductase, whose product MAATPQNPAAAAPRRKVSRHRGEGQWAAGHHTPLNGNEQFKKDDDGLNVRTRIETIYSKRGFDSIDPNDLRGRMRWWGLYTQRKPGIDGGKTAILEPEELDDKYFMLRVRIDGGRLTTQQLRVIGEISEEFARGSADVTDRQNIQLHWIRIEDVPEIWNRLEAVGLSTTEACGDCPRVVIGSPVAGIAEDEIIDGSWAIDEIHERYIGSKEFSNLPRKFKTAISGSPLLDVVHEINDIAFVGVEHPEHGPGFDLWVGGGLSTNPKLGVRLGAWVPLDEVPEVWAGVVGIFRDWGYRRLRTRARLKFLVADWGPEKFRQVLEDDYLKRKLVDGPAPAEPSGRWRDHVGVHRQKDGLFYVGFAPRVGRVDGTTLTKIAEVAEAHGSGRVRTTVEQKMIILDVEEAQVQPLVEALEALDLTAKPSPFRRGTMACTGIEYCKLAIVETKQRGSSLIDELERRIPDFDEPLTINLNGCPNACARIQVADIGLKGQLVLNDRGEQVEGYQVHLGGALGLEAAFGRKVRGLKVTAEELPDYVERVLKRFQAEREEGERFAAWASRASEEALS is encoded by the coding sequence ATGGCCGCCACCCCGCAGAACCCTGCCGCCGCAGCGCCCCGCCGCAAGGTGAGCCGTCACCGCGGTGAGGGTCAGTGGGCCGCGGGGCACCACACCCCGCTGAACGGCAACGAGCAGTTCAAGAAGGACGACGACGGTCTCAATGTGCGGACACGCATTGAGACGATCTACTCGAAGCGCGGCTTCGACTCGATCGACCCCAACGACCTGCGTGGCCGGATGCGCTGGTGGGGCCTGTACACCCAGCGCAAGCCCGGGATCGACGGCGGCAAGACCGCGATCCTGGAGCCGGAGGAGCTGGACGACAAGTACTTCATGCTGCGGGTGCGGATCGACGGCGGACGCCTCACCACCCAGCAACTGCGCGTGATCGGCGAGATCTCCGAGGAGTTCGCGCGCGGCAGCGCGGACGTCACCGACCGGCAGAACATCCAGCTCCACTGGATCCGCATCGAGGACGTCCCGGAGATCTGGAACCGCCTGGAGGCGGTCGGTCTTTCCACCACCGAGGCCTGCGGCGACTGCCCGCGTGTCGTCATCGGCTCGCCGGTCGCCGGCATCGCCGAGGACGAGATCATCGACGGCTCCTGGGCGATCGACGAGATCCACGAGCGGTACATCGGCAGCAAGGAGTTCTCCAACCTGCCCCGCAAGTTCAAGACGGCGATCTCCGGCTCCCCGCTCCTCGACGTGGTCCACGAGATCAACGACATCGCCTTCGTCGGCGTCGAGCACCCCGAGCACGGCCCCGGTTTCGACCTGTGGGTCGGTGGCGGTCTGTCCACCAACCCCAAGCTCGGCGTCCGGCTCGGCGCCTGGGTTCCGCTGGACGAGGTGCCCGAGGTGTGGGCCGGCGTGGTCGGCATCTTCCGCGACTGGGGCTACCGCCGCCTGCGCACCCGGGCCCGTCTGAAGTTCCTCGTCGCCGACTGGGGCCCGGAGAAGTTCCGCCAGGTCCTGGAGGACGACTACCTGAAGCGCAAGCTGGTCGACGGCCCCGCGCCCGCCGAGCCCTCGGGCCGCTGGCGCGACCACGTCGGCGTGCACCGCCAGAAGGACGGCCTGTTCTACGTCGGCTTCGCCCCGCGCGTCGGCCGCGTCGACGGCACCACGCTGACGAAGATCGCCGAGGTCGCGGAGGCGCACGGCTCGGGCCGGGTCCGGACCACCGTCGAGCAGAAGATGATCATCCTCGATGTCGAGGAGGCGCAGGTCCAGCCGCTCGTCGAGGCCCTGGAGGCACTCGACCTCACCGCCAAGCCCTCCCCGTTCCGACGCGGCACCATGGCCTGCACCGGCATCGAGTACTGCAAGCTCGCCATCGTCGAGACCAAGCAGCGCGGCTCCTCCCTGATCGACGAACTGGAGCGCCGGATCCCGGACTTCGACGAGCCGCTCACCATCAACCTCAACGGCTGCCCGAACGCCTGCGCCCGTATCCAGGTGGCGGACATCGGTCTCAAAGGCCAGCTGGTCCTCAACGACCGGGGCGAGCAGGTCGAGGGCTACCAGGTGCACCTGGGCGGCGCACTCGGCCTGGAGGCCGCGTTCGGCCGCAAGGTGCGTGGCCTGAAGGTCACCGCCGAGGAGCTGCCCGACTACGTCGAGCGCGTCCTGAAGCGGTTCCAGGCCGAGCGCGAGGAGGGCGAGCGCTTCGCCGCCTGGGCCTCGCGTGCCAGCGAGGAGGCACTGTCGTGA
- the cysD gene encoding sulfate adenylyltransferase subunit CysD → MTTTVAKMDEGTEAPYALSHLDALESEAVHIFREVAGEFERPVVLFSGGKDSIVMLHLALKAFAPAAVPFSLLHVDTGHNFPEVLEYRDRTVAQHGLRLHVASVQDYIDRGVLKERPDGTRNPLQTLPLTEKIQAEKFDAVFGGGRRDEEKARAKERVFSLRDEFSQWDPRRQRPELWNLYNGRHAPGEHVRVFPLSNWTELDVWQYIAREGIELPEIYFAHEREVFSRGGMWLTAGEWGGPKDGETVEKRLVRYRTVGDMSCTGAVDSDAVTLEQVITEIAASRLTERGATRADDKMSEAAMEDRKREGYF, encoded by the coding sequence ATGACGACGACCGTTGCCAAGATGGATGAGGGCACGGAGGCTCCGTACGCCCTGTCCCACCTGGACGCGCTGGAGTCCGAGGCGGTGCACATCTTCCGTGAGGTGGCGGGTGAGTTCGAGCGGCCGGTGGTTCTGTTCTCCGGCGGCAAGGACTCCATCGTCATGCTGCATCTGGCGCTGAAGGCGTTCGCCCCCGCGGCGGTCCCCTTCTCGCTGCTGCACGTGGACACCGGGCACAACTTCCCCGAGGTGCTGGAGTACCGGGACCGTACGGTCGCCCAGCACGGTCTGCGGCTGCATGTCGCCTCCGTGCAGGACTACATCGACCGGGGTGTCCTCAAGGAGCGTCCGGACGGCACGCGCAACCCGCTGCAGACGCTGCCGCTGACCGAGAAGATCCAGGCGGAGAAGTTCGACGCCGTCTTCGGCGGTGGGCGCAGGGACGAGGAGAAGGCCCGGGCCAAGGAGCGGGTGTTCTCGCTGCGGGACGAGTTCTCCCAGTGGGACCCGCGCCGCCAGCGCCCCGAACTGTGGAACCTGTACAACGGCCGCCACGCCCCCGGCGAACACGTCCGCGTCTTCCCGCTGTCCAACTGGACCGAGCTGGACGTGTGGCAGTACATCGCCCGCGAGGGCATCGAGCTCCCGGAGATCTACTTCGCCCACGAGCGTGAGGTGTTCTCGCGCGGCGGCATGTGGCTGACGGCGGGCGAGTGGGGCGGCCCCAAGGACGGCGAGACCGTCGAGAAGCGCCTCGTGCGCTACCGGACCGTCGGTGACATGTCCTGCACGGGTGCCGTGGACTCCGACGCCGTGACGCTGGAGCAGGTCATCACGGAGATCGCCGCCTCCCGGCTCACCGAGCGCGGCGCCACCCGCGCCGACGACAAGATGTCCGAGGCCGCGATGGAAGACCGTAAGCGCGAGGGGTACTTCTAA